The Micromonospora sp. NBC_00421 genome contains a region encoding:
- the nuoI gene encoding NADH-quinone oxidoreductase subunit NuoI produces MGAITGTFKGFGVTFSHMFRKVVTTDYPFKPPVSAPRYHGRHILNRHPDGLEKCIGCELCAWACPADAIFVEGGDNTDEQRFSPGERYASVYQINYARCIFCGLCIEACPTRSLTMSNEYELARDNRQDLIFTKEQLLAPLLEGMEQPPHPMRLGDSEKDYYVGALTNPGTSAGAEQSPMGPGGYRVEEHPGVTFPGAEQAAQRAGAADGTAAGKGAGA; encoded by the coding sequence GTGGGCGCGATCACCGGAACGTTCAAGGGCTTCGGAGTCACCTTCTCGCACATGTTCAGGAAGGTCGTCACCACCGACTACCCGTTCAAGCCGCCGGTCTCGGCGCCGCGCTACCACGGGCGGCACATCCTCAACCGGCACCCGGACGGCCTGGAGAAGTGCATCGGCTGCGAGCTGTGCGCCTGGGCCTGCCCGGCGGATGCGATCTTCGTCGAGGGCGGCGACAACACCGACGAGCAGCGCTTCTCGCCGGGCGAGCGGTACGCCAGCGTCTACCAGATCAACTACGCCCGGTGCATCTTCTGCGGGCTCTGCATCGAGGCCTGCCCGACCCGTTCGCTGACCATGAGCAACGAGTACGAGCTGGCCCGGGACAACCGGCAGGACCTGATCTTCACCAAGGAGCAGTTGCTCGCTCCGCTGCTCGAAGGTATGGAGCAGCCGCCGCACCCGATGCGGCTCGGTGACAGCGAGAAGGACTACTACGTCGGCGCGCTGACCAACCCGGGCACCTCGGCCGGGGCCGAGCAGTCCCCGATGGGGCCCGGCGGCTACCGGGTCGAGGAGCACCCCGGGGTGACCTTCCCGGGTGCCGAGCAGGCGGCCCAGCGGGCCGGTGCGGCCGATGGCACGGCAGCGGGCAAGGGAGCCGGAGCATGA
- the nuoH gene encoding NADH-quinone oxidoreductase subunit NuoH: protein MNTLLLAQDPTLADFGRDPWWLVLIKIVFAFVFGLLATLLGVWFERRVVGYMQVRPGPNQVGPFGLLQTLADGLKMAFKEDILPKSADKVVYFFAPVISVVCAVTALSVIPFGPMVSIFGHQTPLQVTDVPVAVLVLLACSSLAVYGIVLGGWASGSTYPLLGGLRSSAQMISYEVAMGLSIVAVFMTAGTMSTSGIVAAQGDATRLTIAGVEIPAPGWYAILLLPSFIIFFIATVGETNRAPFDLPEAESELVAGFMTEYSSLKFALFMLSEYVAMVTMSAVTTTLFLGGWRAPWPITLWADANTGWWPMLWFFGKVLLLVFVFVWLRGTLPRLRYDQFMRFGWKVLLPINLVWILVLAGLRSIEDWQSRDRLLATAVGAGVLLLATLLWPSRKPTPKPTPQEQADSRPYGSFPLPPLDLQVPPSPRTKRVVAEREPANIATGSDSKEV from the coding sequence GTGAACACCCTCCTCCTGGCGCAGGACCCGACGCTTGCCGACTTCGGCCGGGACCCGTGGTGGCTGGTCCTCATCAAGATCGTCTTCGCCTTCGTCTTCGGTCTGCTCGCCACCCTGCTCGGCGTCTGGTTCGAGCGCCGGGTCGTCGGCTACATGCAGGTCCGGCCCGGCCCCAACCAGGTCGGCCCGTTCGGCCTGCTGCAGACCCTCGCCGACGGCCTCAAGATGGCCTTCAAGGAGGACATCCTCCCGAAGTCCGCCGACAAGGTGGTCTACTTCTTCGCGCCGGTCATCTCGGTGGTCTGTGCGGTCACCGCGCTGTCGGTGATCCCGTTCGGCCCGATGGTGAGCATCTTCGGCCACCAGACGCCGTTGCAGGTCACCGACGTGCCGGTGGCGGTGCTGGTGCTGCTGGCCTGCTCGTCGCTGGCCGTCTACGGCATCGTGCTCGGCGGCTGGGCCTCCGGCTCGACCTACCCGCTGCTCGGCGGGCTGCGCTCCAGCGCCCAGATGATCTCCTACGAGGTCGCCATGGGGCTGAGCATCGTCGCGGTGTTCATGACCGCCGGCACCATGTCCACCAGCGGGATCGTCGCCGCCCAGGGGGACGCCACCCGGCTCACCATCGCCGGCGTCGAGATCCCCGCCCCGGGCTGGTACGCGATCCTGCTGCTGCCCAGCTTCATCATCTTCTTCATCGCCACCGTCGGGGAGACCAACCGGGCGCCGTTCGACCTGCCCGAGGCGGAGTCGGAGCTGGTCGCCGGCTTCATGACCGAGTACAGCTCGCTGAAGTTCGCGCTCTTCATGCTCTCCGAGTACGTCGCCATGGTGACCATGTCCGCGGTCACCACGACGCTGTTCCTAGGTGGCTGGCGGGCCCCCTGGCCGATCACGCTGTGGGCGGACGCCAACACCGGTTGGTGGCCGATGCTCTGGTTCTTCGGCAAGGTGCTGCTGCTGGTCTTCGTCTTCGTCTGGCTCCGGGGCACCCTGCCCCGGCTGCGCTACGACCAGTTCATGCGCTTCGGCTGGAAGGTGCTGCTCCCGATCAACCTGGTCTGGATCCTGGTCCTGGCCGGGCTGCGCTCCATCGAGGACTGGCAGTCGCGGGACCGGCTGCTCGCCACCGCCGTCGGCGCGGGCGTGCTGCTGCTGGCGACGCTGCTCTGGCCGAGCCGCAAGCCGACCCCGAAGCCGACCCCGCAGGAACAGGCCGACAGCCGGCCGTACGGCAGCTTCCCGCTGCCCCCGCTGGATCTACAGGTACCGCCGAGCCCGCGCACCAAGCGCGTGGTCGCCGAGCGGGAGCCGGCCAACATCGCCACCGGCTCCGACTCCAAGGAGGTGTGA
- a CDS encoding NADH-quinone oxidoreductase subunit G, translating to MTDVAKQTETVTLTIDGVEVTAPKGALLIRVAEQLGTEIPRFCDHPLLAPAGACRQCLVEVEGQRKPVASCTQTVAEGMVVRTQLSSPVAKKAQEGVMELLLLNHPLDCPMCDKGGECPLQNQAMSTGRTDSRFHEHKREYVKPMEISTQVLLDRERCVLCQRCTRFSEEIAGDKFIDLMGRSSAEEINIYRDDAYGAEGDEGDVPFNSYFSGNTVQICPVGALTGAQYRFRARPFDLVSSPSVCEHCSAGCAQRTDWRRGKVLRRLAGDDPQVNEEWNCDKGRWGFQYTRAFDRLSTPLVRDEESGELREASWSEALTRAADGLRAARDEGRGTAVLTGGRLTVEDAYAYAKFARVALNTNDIDFRARPVSREEADFLASTVAGVTDVTYADVEKASTVVLVGLEPEEECPILFLRLRKAYLKKKLTVYAIAPFATRGLEKLGAKLARVVPGEEASVLAEHDTVAEALSAEGAILFVGERLAGVPGGLSAAADVARRTGAKLAWVPRRAGDRGAVDAGCLPNLLPGGRPVTEPSARAELGEAWDIPAGVIPSQAGRDTDQILAAAAGGQLGALVVAGVDPADLADPRLAEQALDAVPFLVSLELRNSAVARRADVVLPVAPVVEKAGSFLDWEGRLRTFEAVLHTAAMTDGRVLDAIAAQLDVRLGTGDVTSVRRELGALPPTRADRPVTPSVAPGSVPQPGAGEAVLATWHQLIDLGSLTDGDEHLAGTGRPPVVRLGKGTAETLGVADGDPVTVGTDRGAVTLPAAITEMPDGVVWLPTNSPGSTVRRSLGTASGTVVRISGGAQ from the coding sequence ATGACCGACGTAGCCAAGCAGACCGAGACCGTGACGCTCACCATCGACGGCGTCGAGGTCACCGCCCCCAAGGGGGCGCTGCTGATCCGGGTCGCCGAGCAGTTGGGCACCGAGATCCCGCGGTTCTGCGACCACCCGCTGCTGGCCCCGGCCGGCGCCTGCCGGCAGTGCCTGGTCGAGGTGGAGGGGCAGCGCAAGCCGGTCGCCTCGTGCACCCAGACCGTCGCCGAGGGCATGGTGGTCCGCACCCAGCTCAGCTCCCCGGTCGCCAAGAAGGCGCAGGAGGGGGTGATGGAGCTGCTGCTGCTCAACCACCCGCTGGACTGCCCGATGTGCGACAAGGGTGGTGAGTGCCCGCTCCAGAACCAGGCGATGTCCACCGGCCGCACCGACTCCCGCTTTCACGAGCACAAGCGGGAGTACGTCAAGCCGATGGAGATCAGCACCCAGGTGCTGCTGGACCGGGAGCGCTGCGTGCTCTGCCAGCGCTGCACCAGGTTCTCCGAAGAGATCGCCGGCGACAAGTTCATCGACCTGATGGGCCGGTCGTCCGCCGAAGAGATCAACATCTACCGGGACGACGCGTACGGCGCGGAGGGCGACGAGGGCGACGTCCCGTTCAACTCGTACTTCTCCGGCAACACCGTGCAGATCTGCCCGGTCGGCGCGCTCACCGGGGCGCAGTACCGGTTCCGGGCCCGCCCGTTCGACCTGGTCTCCAGCCCGAGCGTCTGCGAGCACTGCTCGGCCGGCTGCGCCCAGCGCACCGACTGGCGGCGGGGCAAGGTGCTGCGTCGGCTCGCCGGCGACGACCCGCAGGTCAACGAGGAGTGGAACTGCGACAAGGGGCGGTGGGGCTTCCAGTACACCCGCGCCTTCGACCGGTTGAGCACCCCGCTGGTCCGCGACGAGGAGTCCGGTGAGCTGCGCGAGGCGTCCTGGAGCGAGGCGCTGACCCGGGCCGCCGACGGGCTGCGGGCCGCCCGCGACGAGGGTCGCGGCACGGCGGTGCTGACCGGTGGCCGGCTGACCGTCGAGGACGCCTACGCGTACGCGAAGTTCGCCCGGGTCGCCCTGAACACCAACGACATCGACTTCCGGGCCCGGCCGGTCTCCCGCGAGGAGGCCGACTTCCTGGCCAGCACCGTCGCCGGGGTCACCGACGTGACCTACGCCGACGTGGAGAAGGCGTCCACGGTGGTGCTTGTCGGCCTGGAGCCGGAGGAGGAGTGCCCGATCCTCTTCCTGCGGCTGCGCAAGGCGTACCTGAAGAAGAAGCTGACGGTGTACGCGATCGCCCCGTTCGCCACCCGTGGCCTGGAGAAGCTCGGGGCCAAGCTGGCCCGGGTGGTGCCGGGCGAGGAGGCGAGCGTGCTCGCCGAGCACGACACGGTGGCCGAGGCGCTGAGCGCCGAGGGCGCGATCCTGTTCGTCGGCGAGCGGCTGGCCGGCGTGCCCGGTGGCCTCTCCGCCGCCGCGGACGTCGCCCGGCGTACCGGTGCGAAGCTGGCCTGGGTGCCGCGTCGCGCGGGCGACCGGGGTGCGGTCGACGCGGGCTGCCTGCCCAACCTGCTGCCCGGCGGGCGTCCGGTGACCGAGCCGTCGGCCCGCGCCGAGTTGGGCGAGGCGTGGGACATTCCGGCCGGGGTGATCCCCAGCCAGGCCGGTCGGGACACCGACCAGATCCTGGCCGCCGCCGCGGGCGGCCAGCTCGGCGCCCTGGTGGTGGCCGGGGTGGACCCGGCCGACCTGGCCGACCCGAGGCTGGCCGAGCAGGCCCTCGACGCGGTGCCCTTCCTGGTCAGCCTGGAGCTGCGTAACTCGGCGGTGGCCCGTCGGGCGGACGTGGTGCTCCCGGTCGCCCCGGTGGTGGAGAAGGCCGGCAGCTTCCTGGACTGGGAGGGCCGGCTGCGCACCTTCGAGGCGGTGCTGCACACCGCCGCGATGACCGACGGCCGGGTGCTGGACGCGATCGCCGCGCAGCTCGACGTGCGGCTCGGCACCGGCGACGTGACGAGCGTCCGCCGGGAGTTGGGCGCGCTGCCGCCGACCCGGGCCGACCGGCCGGTCACCCCCTCGGTCGCCCCGGGGTCCGTGCCCCAGCCGGGTGCGGGCGAGGCGGTGCTCGCCACCTGGCACCAGCTGATCGACCTGGGCAGCCTCACCGACGGTGACGAGCACCTCGCCGGCACCGGCCGTCCGCCGGTGGTCCGGCTGGGCAAGGGCACCGCCGAGACGCTCGGCGTGGCCGACGGTGACCCGGTCACGGTCGGCACCGACCGGGGTGCGGTCACCCTGCCGGCGGCCATCACCGAGATGCCCGACGGCGTCGTCTGGCTGCCGACCAACTCGCCCGGTTCGACCGTCCGGCGCAGCCTCGGCACCGCGTCCGGCACGGTGGTCCGGATCTCCGGAGGTGCACAGTGA
- the nuoF gene encoding NADH-quinone oxidoreductase subunit NuoF → MTTPRPETLAKLTPVLTRRWISPDAWRIGTYEKLDGYAALRKALKAHPDDLIQLIKDSGLRGRGGAGFPTGLKWGFIPQGDGKPHYLVVNADEGEPGTCKDLPLMTHDPHALVEGVIIASYAIRANRAYIYIRGEAVHAARRLRNAVAEAQAKGYLGRNILGTGFDLELVVHSGAGAYICGEETALLDSLEGFRGQPRLRPPFPATHGLYASPTVVNNVGTIASVPYIVLGGADWWKTMGTEKSSGPMIYSLSGRIVNPGQFECGLGVTLRELIELAGGMQPGHQLRFWTPGGSSTPLLTAEHLDVPLDFEGVAAAGSILGTTATQIFSDQDCPVYATYRWLEFYHHESCGKCTPCREGNYWMVRVYRRILAGQGTHEDLDTLLDTCDNILGRSFCGLGDGATSSVTSSLQYFKQDYLDYIEGRTAPKLSDKQLVGAH, encoded by the coding sequence GTGACCACTCCCCGGCCGGAGACCCTGGCCAAGCTGACTCCCGTGCTCACCCGGCGCTGGATCTCGCCGGACGCCTGGCGGATCGGCACCTACGAGAAGCTCGACGGCTACGCCGCGCTGCGCAAGGCCCTCAAGGCCCACCCGGACGACCTGATCCAGCTGATCAAGGACTCCGGGCTGCGCGGGCGGGGTGGCGCGGGCTTCCCCACCGGCCTGAAGTGGGGTTTCATCCCACAGGGCGACGGCAAGCCGCATTACCTGGTGGTCAACGCCGACGAGGGCGAGCCGGGCACCTGCAAGGACCTGCCGCTGATGACCCACGACCCGCACGCGCTGGTCGAGGGCGTCATCATCGCCTCGTACGCGATCCGGGCCAACCGGGCCTACATCTACATCCGCGGCGAGGCGGTGCACGCCGCCCGCCGGCTGCGCAACGCGGTGGCCGAGGCACAGGCCAAGGGTTACCTCGGGCGCAACATCCTCGGCACCGGGTTCGACCTGGAGCTGGTGGTGCACTCGGGTGCCGGGGCGTACATCTGCGGCGAGGAGACGGCGCTGCTGGACTCGCTGGAGGGGTTCCGGGGTCAGCCCCGGCTCCGCCCGCCGTTCCCGGCCACCCACGGCCTGTACGCCAGCCCGACGGTGGTCAACAACGTCGGCACCATCGCCAGCGTGCCGTACATCGTGCTGGGCGGCGCGGACTGGTGGAAGACCATGGGCACGGAGAAGTCGTCCGGGCCGATGATCTACTCGCTCTCCGGTCGGATCGTCAACCCGGGCCAGTTCGAGTGCGGGCTGGGTGTCACCCTGCGCGAGCTGATCGAGCTGGCCGGCGGCATGCAGCCCGGTCACCAGCTCAGGTTCTGGACGCCCGGGGGATCGTCCACCCCGCTGCTCACCGCCGAACACCTGGACGTGCCGCTGGACTTCGAGGGGGTGGCGGCGGCCGGCTCGATCCTGGGCACCACGGCCACCCAGATCTTCTCCGACCAGGACTGCCCGGTCTACGCGACCTACCGGTGGCTGGAGTTCTACCACCACGAGTCGTGCGGCAAGTGCACCCCGTGCCGCGAGGGCAACTACTGGATGGTGCGGGTCTACCGGCGCATCCTGGCCGGTCAGGGCACCCACGAGGACCTGGACACCCTGCTCGACACCTGCGACAACATCCTCGGCCGCTCGTTCTGCGGTCTGGGCGACGGTGCGACCAGCTCGGTGACCTCGTCGTTGCAGTACTTCAAGCAGGACTACCTCGACTACATCGAGGGGCGTACCGCGCCGAAGCTCTCCGACAAGCAGCTGGTTGGAGCTCACTGA
- the nuoE gene encoding NADH-quinone oxidoreductase subunit NuoE, whose protein sequence is MTTFTEETRTRAREIIARYPADRSRSALLPLLHLVQAEEGYVSPAGVTFCAEVLGLNKAQVGAVATFYTMYKRRPTGDYLVSVCTNTMCNVLGGQEVYDTLVEHLGVGHDETTADGKITLEHAECLAACDYGPVMTVNYDFFDGVDPQGAVGVVDELRAGGRPMPTRGARLCTLKEMAVQLAGFADERDGAVADGGPGEATLRGLRLAEQHGISAPGYDPKTPIRSKAEADRAAAEAKAKAEAAKAPTAPGVKVPTDGAPPAPRDAQAAQAAGVAANAPAGDGKPAGDEAGAQQRNLKEAEAETGAAGAGSAVASETGAQK, encoded by the coding sequence ATGACGACGTTTACTGAAGAGACCCGGACCCGGGCTCGGGAGATCATCGCCCGGTACCCGGCCGACCGGTCCCGCTCGGCGCTGCTGCCGCTGCTGCACCTGGTGCAGGCCGAGGAGGGCTACGTCTCCCCGGCCGGGGTGACGTTCTGCGCCGAGGTGCTGGGGCTGAACAAGGCCCAGGTCGGCGCGGTGGCCACCTTCTACACCATGTACAAGCGCCGGCCCACAGGTGACTACCTGGTCAGCGTCTGCACCAACACGATGTGCAACGTGCTCGGCGGCCAGGAGGTCTACGACACCCTGGTCGAGCACCTGGGCGTCGGGCACGACGAGACGACCGCCGACGGGAAGATCACCCTGGAGCACGCCGAGTGCCTGGCGGCCTGCGACTACGGCCCGGTGATGACGGTCAACTACGACTTCTTCGACGGCGTCGACCCGCAGGGCGCGGTCGGCGTGGTGGACGAGCTGCGCGCCGGGGGCCGGCCGATGCCGACCCGGGGTGCCCGGCTCTGCACGCTCAAGGAGATGGCGGTGCAGCTCGCCGGGTTCGCCGACGAGCGTGACGGCGCGGTCGCCGACGGCGGGCCGGGCGAGGCCACCCTGCGCGGCCTGCGGCTGGCCGAGCAGCACGGCATCTCGGCGCCGGGTTACGACCCGAAGACCCCGATCCGCAGCAAGGCCGAGGCCGACCGGGCCGCTGCCGAGGCGAAGGCGAAGGCCGAAGCCGCCAAGGCCCCGACCGCCCCCGGCGTCAAGGTCCCGACCGACGGCGCACCGCCGGCACCCCGTGACGCGCAGGCGGCGCAGGCGGCCGGGGTGGCCGCGAACGCTCCCGCCGGTGACGGCAAGCCCGCCGGCGACGAGGCCGGCGCGCAGCAGCGCAACCTCAAGGAAGCCGAGGCGGAAACGGGCGCTGCCGGCGCGGGCTCCGCCGTCGCGAGCGAGACGGGGGCCCAGAAGTGA
- a CDS encoding NADH-quinone oxidoreductase subunit D, which yields MTTSNYATERETTEGRVFTVTGGDWDQVVSGTDPINDERIVVNMGPQHPSTHGVLRLILELEGETVREARSVVGYLHTGIEKNLEYRNWVQGSTFVTRMDYLAPIFNETAYSLAVEKLLGITDDITERATTIRVLMMELNRISSHLVWLATTGMELGAISIMLYGFREREYILDIFETITGLRMNHAYVRPGGVAQDVPDAAIVKIRDFLKMMPKKLKEYEDLLSGQPIWTERTQGVAVLDTTACLALGVTGPVLRSAGLGWDLRKTMPYCGYESYEFDVPTHPDGDVWGRYLVRLAEIRESLKLVEQALDRLQPGPVMVADRKIAWPAQLAIGVDGMGNSLEHVAKIMGQSMESLIHHFKLVTEGFRVPPGQVYVGIESPRGELGVHAVSDGGTRPYRVHYREPSFVNLQALPAMAEGGLIADVIAGGASLDPVMGGCDR from the coding sequence GTGACCACGTCCAACTACGCGACCGAGCGGGAGACCACCGAGGGTCGGGTCTTCACCGTCACCGGTGGGGACTGGGACCAGGTCGTCTCCGGCACCGACCCGATCAACGACGAGCGGATCGTCGTGAACATGGGTCCGCAGCACCCGTCCACGCACGGCGTGCTGCGGCTGATCCTGGAGCTGGAGGGCGAGACGGTCCGCGAGGCCCGTTCGGTCGTCGGCTACCTGCACACCGGCATCGAGAAGAACCTCGAGTACCGCAACTGGGTGCAGGGCTCGACCTTCGTGACCCGGATGGACTACCTCGCCCCGATCTTCAACGAGACGGCGTACAGCCTCGCGGTGGAGAAGCTGCTCGGCATCACCGACGACATCACCGAGCGGGCCACCACGATCCGGGTCCTGATGATGGAGCTGAACCGGATCTCCTCGCACCTGGTGTGGCTGGCTACCACCGGCATGGAGCTGGGCGCGATCTCGATCATGCTGTACGGCTTCCGCGAGCGGGAGTACATCCTCGACATCTTCGAGACCATCACCGGCCTGCGGATGAACCACGCCTACGTCCGGCCGGGCGGGGTGGCGCAGGACGTGCCGGACGCGGCGATCGTCAAGATCCGCGACTTCCTCAAGATGATGCCGAAGAAGCTCAAGGAGTACGAGGACCTCCTCTCCGGCCAGCCGATCTGGACCGAGCGCACCCAGGGCGTCGCGGTGCTCGACACGACCGCCTGTCTCGCGCTCGGCGTGACCGGTCCGGTGCTGCGCTCCGCCGGCCTCGGCTGGGACCTGCGCAAGACCATGCCGTACTGCGGCTACGAGAGCTACGAGTTCGACGTGCCGACCCACCCGGACGGCGACGTCTGGGGCCGCTACCTGGTCCGGCTGGCCGAGATCCGGGAGTCGCTCAAGCTGGTCGAGCAGGCGCTGGACCGGCTGCAGCCGGGCCCGGTGATGGTCGCCGACCGCAAGATCGCCTGGCCGGCGCAGCTGGCCATCGGCGTGGACGGCATGGGCAACTCGCTGGAGCACGTCGCCAAGATCATGGGTCAGTCGATGGAGTCGCTGATCCACCACTTCAAGCTGGTCACCGAGGGCTTCCGGGTCCCGCCGGGCCAGGTGTACGTCGGCATCGAGTCGCCCCGGGGCGAGCTGGGCGTGCACGCGGTCTCCGACGGTGGCACCCGGCCCTACCGGGTGCACTACCGGGAGCCGAGTTTCGTCAACCTCCAGGCCCTCCCGGCGATGGCCGAGGGCGGCCTGATCGCCGACGTGATCGCCGGTGGCGCCTCGCTGGACCCCGTGATGGGTGGTTGTGACCGATGA
- a CDS encoding NADH-quinone oxidoreductase subunit C: protein MTDHRTNDGGVPVPVTPAGATSGAPAELPPSSPAGRGMFGMQGTGDVSGYGGLVRQRTPIEEAPRPYGGYFDEVRDALEEAYPHFGDAIEKVVVDRGELTLHVRPERIAEVCQVMRDDLALRFELCSSVSGVDYLGADERRLHVVYLLTSMTYRRRVRLEAAVSVESPHLPSVTAVYPTADWQEREAYDMFGVVFDGHPNLTRILMPDDWEGHPQRKDYPLGGVPVEYKGAEIPPPDRRRSYQ, encoded by the coding sequence GTGACCGACCACCGCACCAACGATGGCGGGGTGCCGGTGCCGGTCACCCCGGCCGGTGCGACAAGCGGCGCTCCCGCCGAACTGCCGCCGTCCAGCCCCGCCGGGCGCGGCATGTTCGGCATGCAGGGCACCGGCGACGTCTCCGGCTACGGCGGCCTGGTCCGCCAACGCACCCCGATCGAGGAGGCCCCCCGGCCCTACGGGGGCTACTTCGACGAGGTACGCGACGCGCTGGAGGAGGCGTACCCGCACTTCGGCGACGCGATCGAGAAGGTCGTCGTCGACCGGGGCGAGCTGACCCTGCACGTGCGCCCGGAGCGGATCGCCGAGGTCTGCCAGGTGATGCGGGACGATCTGGCGCTGCGCTTCGAGCTGTGCTCCTCGGTGTCCGGGGTGGACTACCTCGGTGCCGACGAGCGCCGGCTGCACGTCGTCTACCTGCTCACCTCGATGACCTACCGGCGTCGGGTCCGGCTGGAGGCGGCCGTCTCCGTCGAGAGCCCGCACCTGCCCAGCGTGACCGCCGTCTACCCGACTGCCGACTGGCAGGAGCGCGAGGCGTACGACATGTTCGGTGTCGTCTTCGACGGCCACCCCAACCTGACCCGGATCCTGATGCCGGACGACTGGGAGGGCCACCCGCAGCGCAAGGACTACCCGCTCGGCGGCGTCCCGGTGGAGTACAAGGGCGCCGAGATCCCGCCGCCGGACCGCAGGAGGTCGTACCAGTGA
- a CDS encoding NuoB/complex I 20 kDa subunit family protein has translation MGIEEKLPAGVLLTSVEKLVNWSRKSSVWGATFGLACCAIEMMAAGGPHYDMGRWGMEVFRASPRQADLMIVAGRVSQKMAPVLRQIYDQMAEPRWVLSMGVCASSGGMFNNYAIVQGVDHVVPVDMYLPGCPPRPEMLIDAILKLREKIMYEPLGPNGRKMQAARLERGDVPVVPYGSMPSSYRNDKARRAEWTKAVREGREEQLRIENWMNAQNHLQSQGGPK, from the coding sequence ATGGGCATCGAGGAGAAACTCCCCGCCGGCGTCCTGCTCACCTCCGTGGAGAAGCTGGTCAACTGGTCGCGGAAGTCGTCCGTCTGGGGCGCCACCTTCGGCCTGGCCTGCTGCGCCATCGAGATGATGGCGGCCGGTGGCCCGCACTACGACATGGGCCGCTGGGGCATGGAGGTCTTCCGGGCCTCGCCGCGCCAGGCCGACCTGATGATCGTGGCCGGCCGGGTGAGTCAGAAGATGGCCCCCGTGCTGCGCCAGATCTACGACCAGATGGCCGAGCCCCGCTGGGTGCTCTCCATGGGTGTCTGCGCCAGCAGCGGCGGCATGTTCAACAACTACGCCATCGTCCAGGGCGTCGACCACGTGGTCCCGGTCGACATGTACCTGCCGGGCTGCCCGCCCCGCCCCGAGATGCTCATCGACGCGATCCTCAAGCTCCGCGAGAAGATCATGTACGAGCCGCTGGGCCCGAACGGCCGCAAGATGCAGGCGGCCCGCCTGGAGCGCGGTGACGTGCCCGTGGTGCCGTACGGCTCGATGCCGTCGTCGTACCGCAACGACAAGGCCCGTCGCGCCGAGTGGACGAAGGCGGTCCGCGAGGGGCGCGAGGAGCAGCTGCGGATCGAGAACTGGATGAACGCCCAGAACCACCTCCAATCGCAGGGGGGCCCGAAGTGA
- a CDS encoding NADH-quinone oxidoreductase subunit A, whose translation MSLSPYAPIIGLFALAAAFSLFSVAAARFAGPRRYNKAKLEAYECGIEPSPQPVGGGRFPIKFYLTAMLFIVFDIEIIFLYPWAVSFDALPIFGFVEMVLFIVAVFVAYAYVWRRGGLDWD comes from the coding sequence ATGTCGCTCTCGCCTTACGCACCGATCATCGGGCTGTTCGCCCTCGCCGCGGCGTTCTCGCTGTTCTCCGTGGCCGCCGCCCGCTTCGCCGGTCCCCGGCGCTACAACAAGGCCAAGCTCGAGGCATACGAGTGTGGGATCGAGCCTAGCCCGCAGCCGGTGGGCGGCGGACGGTTCCCGATCAAGTTCTACCTGACGGCGATGCTCTTCATCGTCTTCGACATCGAGATCATCTTCCTCTACCCCTGGGCGGTCTCCTTCGACGCCCTGCCGATCTTCGGCTTCGTGGAGATGGTCCTGTTCATCGTCGCGGTCTTCGTCGCGTACGCCTATGTGTGGCGTCGCGGCGGCCTGGACTGGGACTGA